GCAGAGCGCAGGAAAGTAAAAATTGCGGACTGGCCGAAAGAGCTGTCTGTTTTTTCTGATGCTGACATTAATAAATCTGCCTGGCAGGGACTGTTTACAGCAGCAAAGGGCAAAGATACTGAGACTTATCTTTCTGACAATGAAAAGGTACCAGTCAAATCTTTAAGTATCAGTTATAAAAACGGTAAGGTTCGTGGTATTAAATTACTGATCAGTAATGTGAATTCACTTTATACTTCCAATGATACGCTTTCCTATTTTCCAGATAGTTTATATGAAGTTAAAAAGATACAGCACATCAAACTCCTGAATGGCAAAAGCTACACCATTACAGGAAAGTTCAAATAAAGATTAAAAAAAAAGCCAGAGACATGCTCTGGCTTTTTTTTTAATCTTTATTTGAATCCTGCAAAACTTAAGAACTGATAAGCTTATTTCAGGCTTGCAATCTGCGCCTTAACGTAATCTATTAATGAAATAATATCTTTACGTAGCGGCTGTACGGTCAGCACCTTTTGAAAATCTGTAATTGAGTTGTTAAACAACACGATACAGGCATCTTTGTCCACACGTTTTTTAATCTTATAGGATTTGTAGATAGCGTAATCTTTATAAGCTAAACCTCTGTTTTGCAACAACTGGGTATCTTCTTCTCCGTTAATCTCAATTGCTTTGCTAAAATCCTTAATGGCAGACAGATAAAAAGTATCGCGCATTTGATTCAGCGATTCTTTAGGATCATTGGCCACATTTTGTCTTGCTTTACCCCTGTAATAATAGGCAGAATAATCTGATGGTTTTACTGTAATCAGCCTGCTGTAGGTTTCTATAGAACTCTCAAAGTTACCACATTGAAAATATGAGTAGCCCAGCATCTTTAATACACTCGGGTTATTTGGAGTTTTGGAATCGGCTTTTTCCAACTGAGCCACAGCTCCTTTGTAATCGCCTTTCATCATTGCCTGCATTCCTAATTTATCATAACTCCCGCTTTGAGCAAAGCCGGTATTGGCAGAAACAACCAAAAGTAGTATAAGCGCTTTTTTAATATAGTTCATCAAATTTTATTTAATAAAGAATAAAGATATAAAATGATAGATATTATTACCCATAATTTACACATCATTTATTGATATTAAAAGGTAAACGTTGAAAAAACCGAAATATGATATGGGAGTCAAATAATATTACATATTCTGACTTTTTAACAGATAAAAACCAATAATGAATGTTTGGCACAGGAGTTGAAATTATAACCAGCAATATATAATTATAATTTTTATAAGCGGCAGACTGTCACATTGTCGTTTTTTTATTCTAGAAAGGCCTATTAATGAGTATAAAAGATCAGTTTGATTTTGGCAATGCATTACCCATCATAAATGAAGATACGGAATTTTTCCCTTTGATGTCCCAACAGGATGAAGATGAGATGAATAACGAAGAAACACCTGAAATACTTGCCATACTTCCATTGAGAAATACGGTACTGTTTCCTGGAGTTGTCATCCCAATTACCGTTGGCAGAGACAAGTCTATAAAACTGATAAAAGAAGCCTATAAAGGTGACAAAATTATTGGTGTGGTTTCCCAGCTTGACGTATCTATCGAAGACCCTACGTTTGATCAGCTGAATAAAGTTGGTACTGTAGCACATATTATCAAAATGCTGCAGATGCCTGATGGCAATACCACTGTAATTATTCAGGGGAAACAACGCTTCCGACTACTTGAAGAGGTACAATCTGAGCCTTATATTAAAGTTACTATCAGTAAATTTAATGAGGCGAAACATAAAAAAGACAAGGAATTTAAAGCACTGGTAGCTTCTATCAGAGAGATGTCATCGCAAATCATTCAGCTGTCACCCAATATTCCGAGTGAGGCAGCAATGGCCCTTAAAAACATTGAAAGCACTTCTTTCCTGATTAATTTCATCTCTTCGAATATGAATGCAGATGTAAAGGACAAGCAGAAAATGCTTGAAATGGATAATCTGAGAGAAAGAGCCTTAATGGTTATGGAATTACTGACACTGGAACTGCAGATGCTGGAACTAAAAAACCAGATTCAATCTAAAGTCCGTGTTGATTTAGATAAACAGCAGAGAGATTATTTCTTAAATCAGCAGCTTAAAACTATTCAGGAAGAACTGGGTGGAAACTCTTCCGACCTGGAATATGAAGCGCTTGAAGTCCGTGCTAAAAAGAAAAAATGGTCAGTACAGGTCAAAGATCATTTTGCTAAAGAACTGGAAAAGCTGGGAAGAATGAATCCTGCTGCTCCTGATTATTCTGTACAGATCAATTACCTGGAATTATTACTTGATTTACCATGGAACGATTTCACAAAAGATAATTTTGATCTGAAACGTGCGCAAAGAGTACTGGATAAAGATCATTTTGGTCTGGAAAAAGTAAAACAACGTATCATTGAGTATTTAGCTGTTCTTAAGCTGAAACGTGATATGAAAGCGCCTATTATTTGCCTGGTAGGCCCTCCGGGAGTTGGTAAAACTTCATTGGGAAAATCTATTGCCAAAGCATTGAACCGCAAATATGTCCGTATGGCACTGGGTGGTATCAGAGATGAAGCTGAAATCCGTGGTCACAGAAAAACCTATATCGGCGCAATGCCGGGACGTATTATTCAGTCTATCAAAAAAGCAGGTGCCGCTAACCCGGTCTTTGTTCTGGACGAAATTGATAAGGTAGGTTCTGATTTCAGAGGTGACCCTTCATCGGCTTTGCTCGAAGTACTGGATCCTGAACAGAACAGTGCTTTCAACGATCATTATGTAGAGACTGATTATGACCTGTCTAATGTATTATTTATAGCGACAGCAAATTCACTGAGCAGTATTCAGCCTGCTTTACTGGATCGTATGGAGATTATTGAGGTAAACGGATATACGATTGAAGAAAAAATAGAAATTGCTAAAAAATATCTTTTGCCTAAGCAAAAGGAACAGCATGGTATCAAAACAAAAGATATTGTTTTAAAATCCAGTCTGATTGAAAAAGTAATTGAAGATTACACCCGTGAATCCGGCGTTCGTGGTTTAGAGAAAAAAATAGGTTCACTGGTACGTGGCGTGGCAACAAAAATTGCTATGGAAGAGACTTATGAGCCTGCTTTAAATCTGGAAGATGTGGAACGCATTTTAGGTGCGCCTGTATATGACAAGGATTTATATGAAGGTAATGAGGTAGCTGGTGTGGTTACCGGATTGGCATGGACTCAGGTTGGTGGAGATATTCTGTTTATAGAAGCCAGTCTAAGCCCGGGTAAAGGAAAATTAACACTGACAGGTAACCTGGGTGATGTGATGAAAGAATCTGCCGTCATTGCACTGGCTTATTTAAGAGCACACGCCTCGTTGTTTGGTATTGACAACCAACTGTTTGACCTTTGGGACATTCATGTTCACGTTCCGGCTGGCGCAACACCTAAAGATGGTCCTTCGGCAGGAATTACCATGCTGACTGCACTGACTTCTGCATTTACTCAGCGTAAGGTAAAATCTAATCTGGCCATGACTGGTGAAATCACACTTCGCGGTAAGGTTTTACCTGTTGGCGGAATTAAAGAAAAGATACTGGCTGCTAAACGAGCTAATATTAAAGATATCATTTTATGTAAGTCTAACCGTAAGGATATTCTGGAAATTAAAGAAAGCTATATCAGGGATCTTAATTTCCATTATGTGACTGAAATGAAAGAAGTGATTGAACTGGCGCTGATGAAAGATCAGGTAAAAGATCCTCAGGATCTGAGTATCAAAATCAAACCAGCGGCAAACTAATTGCGCAGATAAATTTTAACTCATATATTTAAAGCTCCGGAATAACCGGGGCTTTTTTTTATTATTCATATGAAATACACCGGATATTCAATCCTTTTGTTCTTACTGTTTTTTTCCTCTTTTGCTTATGCCCAGTCTTTTAAAAACGAACTCGGTTTTAAAAGTGATAATGATTCTTATCTGGCTCAGGGCTCTGACCGTTATTATACTAATGGACTGTTTCTTTACTTCCGCCATGCTACCGATCAGCAAAAGCTAAAAGCAGGACTGGAAAAGAAAACCTACGAAATCAGTGCCGGACAAATGATGTTCAATCCTTATTCAGGTTATGCCCCTGATCCGGCTAAGCAGGACCGGCCTTTTGCTGGTTACCTATATATAGGTGGAATGATGAACTGGTTTTATAGTAATGAAAGTATAATCAGTGTCAGTGCACAGATAGGTACTACCGGAAAAAATTCACTGGGTGAGGCAGGTCAGAAATTACTGCATAAAACCTTCGGCTTCTATGATGTGGGCGGATGGGATTACCAGATTAAAAATGAGCTGGCTCTTAATCTTTCTGCACAGTACACTAAATTACTGACACGTACCGCCGGAAATGCTGTTGAATTATCTTTTGAAGGGTATGCAAATCTTGGAACTACTTTTAGCGGCGCAGGTGCAAGTTTGCTTTTCAGAACCGGAAACCTGAATCAGCTTTTTAATTCTGCTTATACGCATGCGGCTGTGGGTAATCATGCCAAAACCAAGTCACTGGTTAAAAGAGAAATGTTTTTTTACGCTAAACCTCAGTTAAATGTAGTGGCTTATGATGCGACTATTGAGGGCAGTATGTTTAACAATAACAGTCCGGTTACTTTTAGTCAGAAACCTGTGGTATTTGCACAACAGCTGGGAATAGATTATAGTGTGGATCGTTTTACTGCCGACTTTGGTGTTCTGTTTAAAACGAAAGAGATTAAGAGTGTGGCAAGAGCACATCAGTGGGGTTCAATCAGCGTGTCTTACAGATTTAACTAACGTATAGTTTTATTCTCAGTTTAACCAGGCATCCATGCCTGGCTTTTTCCTGTTTTCCTTTTTTGCAGCAATTGATTTTTTGTCGCTTTTCCTTTTCAGAAGGACACTTTTCGGGGTATGGGTCGGCTTTCTCTTTTTATCGGTATGTAAACCGGTTTTTAACAATGACATCAGTTTAATGATGCTTTGTTCTTTATTAACCAGCTGACTCCTGTCTTCCTGTGAGACCACATGAAGATTACCTTCGGTATCAATACGATTTGCCAGACGTTCTGCCAGTAATGCTTTTTCTTCGGTAGTGAAAAATTCTGCGGATGCTACATGAATTATCACCTCTACTTTACTGGAAACTTTATTGACATTCTGTCCACCTTTGCCCCCACTCCTGGAAGTTTTAAAGGTGAGCGATTTAACGAGTTCTTTTCTATCTTTATACATAGCGGCAATTATAATTCTTTTTCTTTAAAACTATTTTAAAAAACCGTCAAATCAGTATATTTGCTGCATATGAGAAAAAATGTGGTTGTGGCCATAGATGGTTATTCATCTTGTGGTAAAAGTACACTGGCAAAAGCACTGGCAAAGACACTGGGGTTTATATATATTGACAGTGGTGCAATGTACAGGGCAGTAACTTTATATTTTATACGCAACCAGGTTAATGTAAGTGATGAGACAGCAGTGGCTGATGCACTACAGCATATAGAACTGAATTTTGATTCCAGGGATTACGAATCCCATATTACACTTAACGGAGAAGAAGTCTCAGAAGAAATCAGACAAATGCCGGTTTCTGAAAATGTAAGTGAAGTTTCTGCTATTAAACTCGTGCGCAAGGAAATGGTAAAACAGCAGCAGCGCATGGGTAAATCTAAAAACATTGTTATGGACGGCCGTGATATCGGAACTACAGTATTTCCTGATGCGCAGGTTAAATTGTTCATGACAGCTGATCCTAAAGTCAGAGCAGAAAGAAGATTCAAAGAATTACAGAGTAAAGGTGATACGACAACTTCTCTTGAAGACGTTTTTGAGAATCTTGCCCACAGGGATTATGCAGATACCACCAGAAAGGAAAGCCCGCTTGTCCGTGCTGAAGATGCTATCATTCTGGACAATACGGATATCACTCCGAAAGAGCAGCTGGAGTTTGCACTGAACAAGGTTACCCCTTTTATCCCGCAACTGGCTTAAAAGAATAATTTTGCAAATAACCTCC
This portion of the Pedobacter lusitanus genome encodes:
- a CDS encoding peptide chain release factor-like protein; translated protein: MYKDRKELVKSLTFKTSRSGGKGGQNVNKVSSKVEVIIHVASAEFFTTEEKALLAERLANRIDTEGNLHVVSQEDRSQLVNKEQSIIKLMSLLKTGLHTDKKRKPTHTPKSVLLKRKSDKKSIAAKKENRKKPGMDAWLN
- a CDS encoding tetratricopeptide repeat protein; the encoded protein is MNYIKKALILLLVVSANTGFAQSGSYDKLGMQAMMKGDYKGAVAQLEKADSKTPNNPSVLKMLGYSYFQCGNFESSIETYSRLITVKPSDYSAYYYRGKARQNVANDPKESLNQMRDTFYLSAIKDFSKAIEINGEEDTQLLQNRGLAYKDYAIYKSYKIKKRVDKDACIVLFNNSITDFQKVLTVQPLRKDIISLIDYVKAQIASLK
- the cmk gene encoding (d)CMP kinase, with product MRKNVVVAIDGYSSCGKSTLAKALAKTLGFIYIDSGAMYRAVTLYFIRNQVNVSDETAVADALQHIELNFDSRDYESHITLNGEEVSEEIRQMPVSENVSEVSAIKLVRKEMVKQQQRMGKSKNIVMDGRDIGTTVFPDAQVKLFMTADPKVRAERRFKELQSKGDTTTSLEDVFENLAHRDYADTTRKESPLVRAEDAIILDNTDITPKEQLEFALNKVTPFIPQLA
- a CDS encoding lipid A deacylase LpxR family protein — its product is MKYTGYSILLFLLFFSSFAYAQSFKNELGFKSDNDSYLAQGSDRYYTNGLFLYFRHATDQQKLKAGLEKKTYEISAGQMMFNPYSGYAPDPAKQDRPFAGYLYIGGMMNWFYSNESIISVSAQIGTTGKNSLGEAGQKLLHKTFGFYDVGGWDYQIKNELALNLSAQYTKLLTRTAGNAVELSFEGYANLGTTFSGAGASLLFRTGNLNQLFNSAYTHAAVGNHAKTKSLVKREMFFYAKPQLNVVAYDATIEGSMFNNNSPVTFSQKPVVFAQQLGIDYSVDRFTADFGVLFKTKEIKSVARAHQWGSISVSYRFN
- the lon gene encoding endopeptidase La, coding for MSIKDQFDFGNALPIINEDTEFFPLMSQQDEDEMNNEETPEILAILPLRNTVLFPGVVIPITVGRDKSIKLIKEAYKGDKIIGVVSQLDVSIEDPTFDQLNKVGTVAHIIKMLQMPDGNTTVIIQGKQRFRLLEEVQSEPYIKVTISKFNEAKHKKDKEFKALVASIREMSSQIIQLSPNIPSEAAMALKNIESTSFLINFISSNMNADVKDKQKMLEMDNLRERALMVMELLTLELQMLELKNQIQSKVRVDLDKQQRDYFLNQQLKTIQEELGGNSSDLEYEALEVRAKKKKWSVQVKDHFAKELEKLGRMNPAAPDYSVQINYLELLLDLPWNDFTKDNFDLKRAQRVLDKDHFGLEKVKQRIIEYLAVLKLKRDMKAPIICLVGPPGVGKTSLGKSIAKALNRKYVRMALGGIRDEAEIRGHRKTYIGAMPGRIIQSIKKAGAANPVFVLDEIDKVGSDFRGDPSSALLEVLDPEQNSAFNDHYVETDYDLSNVLFIATANSLSSIQPALLDRMEIIEVNGYTIEEKIEIAKKYLLPKQKEQHGIKTKDIVLKSSLIEKVIEDYTRESGVRGLEKKIGSLVRGVATKIAMEETYEPALNLEDVERILGAPVYDKDLYEGNEVAGVVTGLAWTQVGGDILFIEASLSPGKGKLTLTGNLGDVMKESAVIALAYLRAHASLFGIDNQLFDLWDIHVHVPAGATPKDGPSAGITMLTALTSAFTQRKVKSNLAMTGEITLRGKVLPVGGIKEKILAAKRANIKDIILCKSNRKDILEIKESYIRDLNFHYVTEMKEVIELALMKDQVKDPQDLSIKIKPAAN